Proteins encoded by one window of Winogradskyella sp. PG-2:
- a CDS encoding tetratricopeptide repeat protein has translation MRNLIIIALFVITGITQAQTNFEKGMTKAFELWQSDKTDEAENMFERIAKAESKEWLPNYYIAQINSLKSWNVKDEAILKAQLDKAQEHLDIAMTKSEENVELLIMQAQVLTNWVAYDGATYGMKYAGKITELYTKALELAPTNPRAAFCKADWSMGSAKYFGQDTAPYCKEIEASIELFDTFKPESDFYPNWGKERAEQVVESCK, from the coding sequence ATGAGGAATTTAATCATCATCGCTTTATTTGTAATCACAGGAATTACACAAGCGCAAACTAATTTTGAAAAAGGAATGACTAAAGCTTTTGAACTATGGCAATCCGATAAAACTGACGAAGCCGAAAACATGTTTGAACGTATTGCTAAAGCTGAATCTAAAGAATGGTTGCCTAACTATTACATTGCACAAATCAATAGTTTAAAAAGCTGGAATGTAAAAGATGAAGCCATCTTAAAAGCACAATTAGATAAAGCACAAGAGCATTTAGATATTGCTATGACTAAGAGTGAAGAGAATGTTGAACTTCTTATAATGCAGGCACAGGTCTTAACAAATTGGGTGGCTTATGATGGTGCAACTTATGGGATGAAATATGCAGGTAAAATAACAGAGTTGTACACTAAAGCTTTAGAATTAGCACCAACAAACCCTAGAGCAGCTTTTTGTAAGGCAGATTGGTCTATGGGAAGCGCTAAATACTTTGGACAAGACACAGCTCCTTATTGCAAAGAAATTGAGGCATCCATAGAACTTTTTGATACCTTTAAACCAGAGAGTGATTTTTATCCAAATTGGGGGAAAGAGCGTGCTGAGCAGGTAGTAGAATCTTGTAAATAA
- the gldI gene encoding gliding motility-associated peptidyl-prolyl isomerase GldI, translating to MKSKIYKLDHKGITMLSKNLHYLLVIAIIFVSCKSPEARMPESVQSGSFLKESVERNKKLNELERDHIKDIIKNNPDKTYIASETGFWYYYNIKIETDSLKPQFGDIVDFDYNISSIEGNEIYAKTNRSYIIDKEELFTGLREGIKLLKPTETATFIFPSQKAFGYYGDDNKIGTNIPLICEVTLNTINKKND from the coding sequence ATGAAATCGAAAATATACAAACTCGACCACAAAGGAATAACTATGTTAAGTAAAAACCTACACTACTTACTAGTAATCGCAATAATCTTTGTAAGCTGTAAATCACCTGAAGCCAGAATGCCAGAATCTGTTCAGTCTGGCTCATTCCTTAAAGAATCTGTAGAACGTAACAAAAAGCTCAATGAATTAGAGCGAGACCATATTAAAGACATTATAAAGAACAATCCTGATAAAACTTACATTGCTTCAGAGACTGGGTTTTGGTATTATTACAATATTAAAATAGAAACAGATAGCCTTAAACCACAATTCGGTGATATTGTAGATTTCGATTATAATATTTCGAGTATTGAAGGTAACGAAATCTATGCTAAGACCAATAGATCATACATTATAGACAAAGAAGAATTGTTTACAGGCTTGCGTGAAGGTATAAAACTTCTTAAACCTACTGAAACAGCTACATTTATATTTCCATCACAAAAAGCTTTTGGCTATTATGGAGATGACAATAAAATAGGAACTAATATTCCTTTAATTTGCGAAGTAACATTAAACACTATAAATAAGAAAAATGATTAA
- a CDS encoding DUF2141 domain-containing protein, translating to MGTLLKLVVVLIISLTNLEVKTEETYSLEVKVEELDSNKGQMFISIYNTETEFLGKSYKGTKSKITNNSCVVTFEDLPKGTYAVSIFHDENNNGKLDSNFMGIPKEDYGCSNNARGFMGPPKWKDAKFQLKENKSITITL from the coding sequence ATGGGAACTTTATTAAAACTTGTAGTTGTATTAATAATAAGCTTAACTAATCTTGAGGTTAAAACTGAAGAAACATATAGTTTAGAAGTTAAAGTTGAAGAATTAGATAGTAATAAAGGACAAATGTTTATTTCAATTTATAATACTGAAACAGAGTTTTTAGGCAAGTCTTACAAGGGCACTAAAAGTAAAATTACTAATAATAGCTGTGTCGTGACTTTTGAAGATTTACCAAAAGGTACTTACGCAGTTTCTATTTTTCATGACGAAAATAATAATGGGAAATTAGATAGTAACTTTATGGGCATTCCAAAAGAAGATTACGGTTGTTCTAATAATGCAAGAGGTTTTATGGGACCACCAAAATGGAAAGATGCCAAATTTCAGCTTAAAGAGAATAAATCAATAACAATAACACTATAA
- a CDS encoding 2TM domain-containing protein — MKDQEENLKYIKAKNKVEKEKGFYTHLFIYIVVNIVITGVKVNNN; from the coding sequence ATGAAAGATCAAGAAGAAAATTTAAAATATATCAAAGCTAAAAATAAAGTAGAAAAAGAGAAAGGTTTTTACACACATCTCTTTATTTATATAGTTGTTAATATAGTAATTACTGGAGTTAAAGTAAATAATAATTAA
- a CDS encoding nucleoside-diphosphate kinase, whose translation MATNRTFTMLKPDAVEKGHIGAILEKITASGFRIVAMRLTQMTNADAEEFYGIHKERPFFGELVEYMTRGPIVAAILEKDNAVEDFRTLIGATNPADAAEGTIRKMFADSISENAVHGSDSDDNAAIEGAFHFSGRDMF comes from the coding sequence ATGGCAACTAACAGAACTTTCACAATGTTAAAGCCAGATGCTGTTGAAAAAGGACACATTGGCGCAATATTAGAAAAAATTACAGCTTCAGGATTTAGAATTGTAGCAATGAGGTTAACTCAGATGACTAATGCAGATGCTGAGGAATTTTATGGTATACATAAAGAGCGTCCATTTTTTGGTGAGTTAGTAGAATATATGACTCGTGGACCTATAGTAGCTGCAATATTAGAAAAAGATAATGCTGTTGAAGATTTTAGAACATTAATTGGTGCTACCAATCCTGCAGATGCAGCAGAAGGTACTATCCGTAAAATGTTTGCGGATTCTATTAGCGAAAACGCTGTGCATGGAAGTGATAGCGATGACAATGCAGCTATTGAAGGTGCTTTTCATTTCTCTGGTAGAGATATGTTTTAA
- a CDS encoding DHH family phosphoesterase, translated as MIKAQIPEIKTLLSTPKNIVIVPHKNPDGDAMGSTLGLYHYLKSYNHNATVIAPNDYPDFLKWLPGNNTVLKYENDQGVSKVLIEKADLIFTLDFNAFHRAGDMAEVLETSNATKLMIDHHQQPDDYAKFKYSDVSMSSTCEMVYNFIEMLDDAEKIDAIIATCLYVGIMTDTGSFRFRSTTNRTHEVISNLIKKGADNTQIHNNIFDTNSYSRIQLLGRALQNLKIVPELRTAYITLSQDELDEFDFKKGDTEGFVNYALSLKGIIFAAIFIESQQDQIIKISLRSKGSFSVNEFSRAHFHGGGHTNAAGGRSETDMSSTIDKFISILPKYKQDLSQS; from the coding sequence ATGATTAAAGCACAAATTCCAGAAATAAAAACGCTCTTAAGTACTCCTAAGAACATTGTTATTGTTCCACATAAAAATCCTGATGGTGATGCTATGGGATCTACCTTAGGACTATACCATTATCTAAAATCATATAATCATAATGCAACAGTTATTGCTCCAAATGATTATCCCGATTTTTTAAAATGGTTACCAGGAAATAACACTGTTTTAAAATATGAAAATGATCAGGGGGTAAGCAAAGTCTTAATAGAAAAAGCAGATTTAATTTTCACTTTAGATTTTAACGCTTTTCATAGAGCTGGAGATATGGCTGAAGTATTAGAAACTTCTAATGCAACAAAATTAATGATAGATCATCACCAACAACCAGATGACTATGCAAAATTTAAGTATTCAGATGTAAGCATGTCTTCAACATGTGAGATGGTTTACAATTTTATTGAAATGTTAGACGATGCAGAAAAGATTGATGCCATAATAGCCACGTGTTTATATGTTGGTATTATGACTGATACAGGGTCGTTTAGATTTCGTTCTACAACGAATAGGACTCATGAGGTTATTAGCAACTTAATTAAAAAAGGTGCAGATAACACCCAGATCCATAATAATATATTCGATACAAATAGTTACAGTCGCATACAATTACTAGGTAGAGCATTACAAAACTTAAAAATAGTACCAGAGTTAAGAACCGCTTATATTACTTTGTCTCAAGATGAACTTGATGAATTTGATTTTAAAAAAGGTGATACTGAAGGTTTTGTAAATTATGCACTATCCTTGAAAGGAATTATCTTTGCTGCAATTTTTATAGAGAGTCAACAAGACCAAATTATAAAAATTTCTTTACGAAGTAAAGGTTCATTTTCAGTCAATGAATTTTCTAGAGCACACTTTCATGGTGGTGGACATACCAATGCTGCTGGAGGACGTAGTGAAACAGATATGTCTTCTACCATTGATAAATTTATTAGTATATTACCAAAATATAAACAAGATTTGTCCCAATCATGA
- a CDS encoding histidine kinase produces MSKSVKNIVITFLIGCAIFILGELISGDMFQYDNMNEFLIEFGFYQLYSFVLGYANMVFFDYMEKRNWKKGDTLKRIIIGILGAVIITLILIFFLRAFISIGVYGEDYQAFIDGETWSGYSFGLWITLLIVSVFHIIYFYNRYQKNKIKEQKVIAGAASAKFDALKNQLDPHFLFNSLNVLTSLIEENPDNAQRFTTSLSKVYRYVLEQKNKELVTVDEELNFARTYMSLLKMRFEDSIIFEIPDKASNPESKVVPLSLQLLLENAVKHNMVTSSKPLNIKIYEDGNHLVVMNNLQPKQIVKKSSGVGLENIKQRYNLLSDRKVYINQRDKDFAVAIPMLTKQVSIMRTTQKSQERLNDDYVRARKRVEELKAFYYSLISYVFVIPFLIFIWYTYSRHTIQWFWFPMFGWGLSLVIQAYRVFVDNGAFGANWEKKKIEEYMNRDDQNSHWN; encoded by the coding sequence ATGTCTAAATCAGTTAAAAATATAGTCATTACATTTTTGATAGGATGTGCAATATTCATTCTTGGGGAACTTATTTCTGGAGATATGTTCCAATATGATAACATGAACGAGTTTTTAATTGAGTTTGGGTTTTATCAATTGTATTCCTTTGTTCTCGGATATGCTAACATGGTATTTTTCGATTACATGGAAAAGAGAAACTGGAAAAAGGGGGACACTTTAAAACGAATAATTATAGGAATCTTAGGAGCTGTAATCATAACTTTAATTTTAATATTTTTTCTAAGAGCATTTATATCAATTGGTGTTTATGGTGAAGATTATCAAGCATTTATAGATGGTGAAACTTGGAGCGGTTATTCATTTGGGTTATGGATTACACTATTAATAGTTTCGGTTTTTCACATCATTTATTTTTATAATCGTTACCAGAAGAATAAGATAAAAGAACAAAAGGTTATCGCAGGTGCAGCAAGCGCAAAATTTGATGCTTTAAAAAATCAGTTAGATCCGCATTTTTTATTCAATAGTTTAAATGTACTAACGAGTTTAATCGAAGAGAATCCAGACAATGCACAACGTTTTACAACGTCTTTATCTAAAGTCTATCGCTATGTATTAGAGCAGAAGAATAAGGAATTAGTTACTGTAGATGAGGAATTGAATTTTGCAAGAACGTATATGTCGCTTTTAAAAATGCGATTTGAAGATAGTATCATTTTTGAGATACCAGACAAGGCATCAAATCCAGAAAGTAAAGTTGTGCCTTTATCGTTGCAGTTACTTTTAGAAAATGCAGTAAAGCATAATATGGTAACATCTAGTAAGCCGTTGAACATAAAAATATATGAAGATGGAAATCATTTAGTAGTGATGAATAATCTTCAACCAAAACAAATAGTTAAGAAAAGTAGTGGTGTTGGTTTAGAGAATATTAAACAACGTTATAATCTACTTTCAGACAGAAAAGTTTATATCAATCAAAGAGATAAGGATTTTGCGGTTGCAATTCCTATGCTCACAAAACAAGTATCAATCATGAGAACAACACAAAAATCACAAGAGCGTCTAAATGACGATTATGTTAGAGCTCGCAAACGCGTAGAAGAATTGAAAGCTTTCTACTATAGTTTAATATCCTATGTATTTGTTATTCCATTTCTAATTTTTATATGGTATACCTATTCTAGACATACCATACAATGGTTTTGGTTTCCGATGTTTGGTTGGGGATTAAGCTTGGTTATACAAGCCTATAGAGTATTTGTAGATAATGGTGCTTTTGGCGCAAACTGGGAAAAAAAGAAAATAGAAGAGTACATGAACAGAGATGATCAAAATAGTCATTGGAATTAA